In Geobacillus kaustophilus, a genomic segment contains:
- a CDS encoding ABC transporter permease, whose product MFSSVEAGLIYAVMALGVYLSFRILDFPDLTVDGSFVTGASVAAVLIVNGANPFAASAAALLAGFAAGVLTGLLHTKGKINPLLSGILMMIALYSINLRIMGKSNVPLLQQETVITKITAVWRQAGLDAALNHLVSFTGFAPRTWAVLVSMAIVALMVKGLLDWLLKTEVGIALRATGDNKLMVASFSANTDWLIVFGLGLSNALVALSGALVAQYGGFSDVGMGIGMIVIGLASVIIGEALFGARSVARATWAVIGGAIVYRLILALALRVEFLETGDVKLITALIVMLALVVPNTLAAQKERQRKKRRARQLERRETVAGAETNYKSV is encoded by the coding sequence ATGTTCAGTTCCGTCGAAGCCGGCTTGATTTACGCCGTGATGGCGCTCGGCGTCTATTTATCGTTTCGCATTTTGGATTTTCCCGATCTGACAGTTGACGGCAGCTTCGTCACCGGCGCGTCCGTCGCCGCCGTGCTGATTGTCAATGGAGCCAACCCGTTCGCCGCCTCAGCCGCGGCGCTTTTGGCCGGCTTTGCCGCCGGGGTGTTGACCGGGCTTTTGCATACGAAAGGGAAAATCAATCCACTGTTATCCGGCATTTTAATGATGATCGCTTTGTATTCGATTAATTTGCGCATTATGGGCAAATCGAACGTACCGCTCTTGCAGCAGGAAACGGTCATCACGAAAATCACCGCCGTCTGGCGGCAAGCCGGGTTGGATGCGGCGCTCAACCATCTTGTTTCCTTCACTGGCTTTGCGCCGCGGACATGGGCGGTGCTTGTGTCAATGGCGATTGTCGCGCTAATGGTCAAAGGGCTGTTGGATTGGCTGCTGAAAACAGAAGTGGGGATTGCCTTGCGGGCAACCGGGGACAACAAACTGATGGTGGCGAGCTTTTCCGCCAACACGGATTGGTTGATCGTGTTTGGCCTTGGGCTGTCGAACGCGCTCGTGGCGCTTTCCGGAGCGCTCGTCGCCCAGTATGGCGGATTCAGCGACGTGGGGATGGGAATTGGGATGATTGTGATTGGCCTGGCTTCGGTCATCATCGGGGAGGCGTTGTTTGGCGCCCGTTCGGTCGCACGCGCGACGTGGGCGGTGATCGGCGGCGCCATCGTCTATCGCCTCATTTTGGCGCTCGCGTTGCGCGTCGAGTTTTTGGAGACGGGCGATGTGAAATTGATTACCGCGCTCATTGTCATGCTGGCGCTCGTCGTGCCCAACACGCTGGCGGCACAAAAAGAACGGCAGCGAAAAAAGCGGAGGGCGCGGCAGTTGGAGAGGAGGGAAACCGTTGCTGGAGCTGAAACGAATTACAAAAGTGTTTAA
- a CDS encoding ABC transporter substrate-binding protein, which produces MGQSIRWLAAVCAASFLLLGGCSGAKETGSSQGSGGKSEKEKTYKIGVTQIVEHPSLDAARKGFQQALKDKGLSVEYDVQIAQGDQSNNQTIANNFVSDGVDLIFANSTPSAQAALNATKDIPIVFTSVTDPVGAQLVQSMEKPGGNVTGTTDTHPEAIPKTVQFIDKYIKGNRVGMVYNAGEQNSAAQIEQVKKAMQGTDLQIVPASVSTSAEVKQATESLVGKVDCLYIITDNTVVSALESVIQVANEHDIPLFVGELDSVKRGGFAAYGFDYYDIGYEAGEMAAQILQNGKKPADLPVQYPQKLKLVINKKAAQEMGIKLNPEWDSIAEYIE; this is translated from the coding sequence ATGGGTCAATCGATTCGGTGGCTCGCCGCAGTATGTGCGGCCAGTTTTTTGTTGCTTGGCGGCTGCAGCGGTGCGAAAGAGACGGGAAGCAGCCAGGGAAGCGGCGGGAAGAGCGAGAAAGAAAAGACGTACAAAATCGGCGTGACGCAAATTGTCGAGCATCCTTCGCTCGATGCGGCGCGCAAGGGATTCCAGCAGGCGTTAAAAGACAAAGGGCTGTCCGTTGAGTATGACGTGCAGATCGCCCAAGGCGACCAAAGCAACAACCAAACGATCGCCAATAATTTTGTTTCCGACGGCGTCGACTTGATTTTTGCCAACTCAACGCCAAGCGCGCAGGCGGCGCTCAATGCGACGAAAGACATTCCGATCGTGTTCACCTCGGTGACCGACCCAGTCGGCGCCCAGCTTGTCCAATCGATGGAAAAACCGGGCGGCAATGTGACGGGAACGACCGATACGCACCCGGAGGCTATTCCGAAAACGGTGCAGTTTATTGACAAATATATCAAAGGCAACCGCGTCGGCATGGTATATAACGCCGGCGAACAAAACTCCGCCGCCCAAATCGAACAGGTGAAAAAGGCGATGCAAGGAACGGACTTGCAAATCGTTCCTGCATCCGTATCGACGTCGGCAGAGGTGAAGCAGGCGACCGAGTCGCTCGTCGGCAAAGTCGATTGTCTGTACATCATCACCGACAACACGGTCGTCTCGGCGCTCGAGTCGGTGATCCAGGTGGCGAATGAACACGACATTCCGCTTTTTGTCGGCGAATTGGATTCTGTCAAGCGCGGCGGTTTTGCGGCGTACGGGTTCGACTATTATGACATCGGCTACGAAGCCGGGGAAATGGCGGCGCAAATTTTGCAAAACGGCAAAAAGCCAGCCGATTTGCCGGTGCAATATCCACAAAAATTGAAGCTTGTCATCAACAAAAAAGCAGCGCAAGAAATGGGCATCAAGCTCAATCCGGAATGGGATTCCATTGCGGAATATATTGAATAA
- a CDS encoding fatty acid--CoA ligase family protein, translating to MNITTRLAQIAKQLPDKEAYVFMKERRTYQQLNAAVSQFADGLAQLGVRRGDHIALLLGNSPQFVIGLYGALRLGATVIPINPIYTPEEIAYILHNGDVKAVIGLDLLVPLFAEAKKRLPLFEHAIVCETPEGKEKGISLSGGMKSFAEVLADGSPDFTGPELGDDDVAVILYTSGTTGKPKGAMLTHKNIYSNAQDTADYLGINENDRVIAALPMFHVFCLTVALNAPLMNGGTVLIMPKFSPSKLFQLAREEKATIFAGVPTMYNFLYQHEGGSADDLRTLRLCISGGASMPVALLENFERKFNVIISEGYGLSEASPVTCFNPLDRPRKPGSIGTSIKNVENKVVNEYGEEVPVGEVGELVVRGPNVMKGYYKMPEETAAALRDGWLHTGDLARMDEDGYFYIVDRKKEMIIVGGYNVYPREVEEVLYSHPDVVEAAVIGVPDPDYGEAVRAYVVAKNRELTEAELIAYCRERLAKYKVPSAIDFLDDLPKNATGKILRRALKERLASSHA from the coding sequence ATGAACATCACAACGCGATTGGCGCAAATTGCGAAACAGTTGCCGGACAAGGAAGCGTATGTATTCATGAAAGAGCGGCGCACGTATCAGCAATTGAATGCTGCGGTGTCACAGTTTGCCGATGGCTTGGCGCAGCTTGGCGTTCGCCGAGGCGACCATATCGCCTTGCTGCTTGGCAATTCGCCGCAGTTTGTCATCGGCTTGTACGGAGCGCTGCGGCTTGGGGCGACCGTCATTCCGATCAATCCGATTTACACGCCGGAGGAAATTGCCTACATTTTGCATAACGGCGACGTAAAGGCGGTGATCGGCCTGGACTTGCTCGTTCCGTTGTTTGCTGAGGCGAAGAAGCGGCTTCCGCTGTTCGAGCATGCGATCGTTTGTGAAACGCCGGAAGGGAAGGAAAAAGGCATTTCCTTGTCGGGAGGAATGAAATCGTTTGCAGAAGTGTTGGCGGACGGCAGCCCGGACTTTACCGGACCTGAACTGGGTGATGATGATGTCGCCGTCATTCTGTACACATCGGGGACGACTGGCAAGCCGAAAGGGGCGATGCTCACTCATAAAAACATATACAGCAATGCTCAAGATACGGCTGATTATTTAGGCATCAACGAAAACGATCGCGTCATCGCCGCGTTGCCGATGTTTCATGTTTTTTGTTTGACCGTGGCGCTCAATGCCCCGCTGATGAACGGCGGAACGGTGCTCATTATGCCAAAGTTCAGTCCGTCGAAGTTGTTCCAGCTGGCCCGCGAAGAAAAAGCGACAATTTTTGCCGGCGTGCCGACCATGTACAACTTCCTTTACCAGCATGAGGGAGGAAGCGCAGACGATTTGCGAACGCTCCGCCTCTGCATCTCAGGAGGCGCTTCGATGCCGGTCGCCTTGCTTGAAAACTTTGAGAGAAAGTTCAATGTCATCATCTCGGAAGGGTACGGGCTCTCGGAGGCGTCCCCCGTCACCTGCTTCAATCCGCTCGACCGGCCGCGCAAACCCGGTTCGATTGGAACGAGCATTAAGAATGTTGAAAATAAGGTCGTCAACGAATACGGAGAAGAAGTGCCTGTCGGCGAAGTCGGTGAGCTTGTCGTTCGCGGGCCGAACGTCATGAAAGGGTACTACAAAATGCCCGAAGAGACAGCGGCCGCCTTGCGCGACGGCTGGCTGCACACAGGCGATTTGGCGCGCATGGACGAGGACGGCTATTTCTATATCGTCGACCGAAAGAAAGAGATGATTATCGTCGGCGGCTACAACGTGTATCCGCGCGAAGTCGAAGAAGTGCTGTACAGCCATCCGGATGTCGTGGAAGCCGCGGTGATCGGCGTGCCGGACCCGGATTACGGAGAGGCGGTGCGGGCGTATGTCGTCGCGAAAAATCGGGAGCTGACGGAAGCAGAGCTCATTGCTTACTGCCGTGAGCGGTTGGCAAAATATAAAGTGCCGAGCGCGATTGACTTTTTGGACGATCTGCCGAAAAACGCGACAGGAAAAATTTTGCGAAGAGCGTTAAAAGAGCGGCTCGCGTCTTCCCACGCTTGA
- a CDS encoding MBL fold metallo-hydrolase has protein sequence MKVTVIGYWGGFPAANEATSAYLFEHDGFCLLVDCGSGALAKLQNYTAVENLDAVIISHYHYDHIADIGPLQYARLIHKNLGADLPVLPIYGHVEDEAAFSCLTHSGITEGIAYDPNRTLAVGPFSITFMKTVHPVPCYAMRITAGGKTVVYTADSSYIPEFLPFAKGADLLICECNFYAGQNAAPAGHMTSEEAAAVAEGAGVGELWLTHLPHVGRHEQLVEEAGRTFRGVIRLAHTGLTWAQ, from the coding sequence ATGAAAGTGACGGTCATCGGCTATTGGGGAGGATTCCCTGCCGCCAATGAAGCGACATCGGCGTATTTGTTCGAGCATGACGGATTTTGCTTGCTCGTTGATTGCGGTAGCGGGGCGCTTGCCAAGCTGCAAAACTATACGGCTGTGGAAAACTTAGATGCGGTCATCATCTCCCATTACCATTACGACCATATCGCCGACATCGGCCCGCTCCAATACGCGCGTCTCATTCATAAAAATTTGGGAGCTGACCTTCCCGTCTTGCCGATTTACGGCCATGTGGAAGACGAGGCGGCGTTTTCCTGCTTGACGCACAGCGGCATTACGGAAGGAATTGCCTATGATCCGAATAGGACGCTGGCTGTTGGGCCGTTTTCGATCACATTTATGAAAACCGTCCATCCGGTGCCATGCTACGCGATGCGCATCACTGCCGGCGGCAAGACGGTTGTTTATACGGCCGATTCAAGCTATATACCGGAGTTTCTTCCGTTTGCCAAAGGAGCCGACTTGCTCATTTGCGAGTGCAACTTTTACGCTGGGCAAAACGCGGCGCCGGCTGGGCATATGACGAGCGAGGAGGCGGCGGCCGTTGCCGAGGGGGCTGGCGTCGGGGAGTTATGGCTGACGCATTTGCCGCACGTTGGCCGGCACGAGCAGCTGGTTGAGGAGGCTGGCCGGACGTTCCGCGGTGTCATCCGCCTCGCCCACACTGGCCTGACATGGGCGCAATAG
- the yhfH gene encoding protein YhfH yields MLVKVLEFFRNLPPKKCLHCGKEIDEQHECYGNTCSDCLGAAYRQ; encoded by the coding sequence ATGTTGGTGAAAGTGTTGGAATTTTTCAGAAACTTACCGCCAAAAAAATGTCTGCACTGCGGCAAAGAGATTGACGAGCAGCATGAATGCTACGGCAATACGTGCTCTGATTGCCTTGGCGCCGCTTACCGCCAATAG
- a CDS encoding YhgE/Pip family protein, whose translation MLRKELRAIVLRPKVFVPILAVLFIPLLYSGSFLWAFWDPYGHLDRLPVAVVNEDQGAKLDGEPMHLGDDVVKRLKEKHSFAWHFVRRKQALQGLKNGEYYMAIIIPDDFSANATTVQNEAPKPLRLMYIPNEGANYLVGKIGDSAVMAIKEEIAKNVTKAYAETMLSKMKEAGKGLEKASKGASRLRDGVQSAEQGSRKLVEGMDVAEQGSARLAAGAEKAEDGAAQLSGYLAELAEKSVVFENGLQSVSDGATQVQTGAAALRDGLGKLADGSRRLADGEQQAQTGAAALATGLHESLNGMKTLQSRLPVLTDGANMVNEGAGQLAQGMAVWKQKAGEAAAGADRVSEGLQQYAAGLQELAEKASDPEQKAALQALAQQLEPLVEGSQAVAAGVGELAEKAGQLQSGAARLADGASSLASGQQAVQEGIEKIANGQQQLAAGADRLAGAQQKLTDGANELAGQLERAYRGAQTLAEGSGRLAEGVHELALGSGKLVSGTRELANGAGELSDGVGAVAKGAASLHQGMGRLVGGGQSLSSGLEQLVRGSAKLANRLDEGSKEAAGVRANERVYEMIADPVKNDKEPLHHVPNYGTGFAPYFLSLGLFVGALMLTIVFPLREPVERPSSGVAWFFGKWGVLVLAAAAQTLLADAWLLYGLDLHVESIGHFLVFTWIISITFMMIVQFLVTVFDNPGRFLAILLLIAQLVGSAGTYPIELVPGALQSLHPWLPMTHAIRGLRAVISSGDFLAMWKETAILLATAAVFALATLAYFLLRYRRCYAVWTETETAAQT comes from the coding sequence ATGCTGCGAAAAGAGCTGCGGGCCATCGTGCTCCGCCCGAAAGTGTTTGTCCCGATCCTTGCTGTTCTGTTCATTCCTCTTCTGTACAGCGGGTCGTTTTTATGGGCGTTTTGGGATCCGTATGGGCATTTGGACCGCCTGCCGGTCGCTGTCGTCAATGAAGACCAAGGTGCTAAGCTTGACGGCGAACCGATGCATCTTGGCGACGATGTTGTCAAGCGGCTGAAAGAAAAACATTCATTTGCTTGGCATTTCGTCAGACGAAAACAAGCTCTTCAAGGATTGAAAAACGGAGAGTATTACATGGCCATCATCATCCCCGATGATTTTTCCGCCAATGCGACGACGGTGCAAAATGAAGCGCCGAAGCCGCTTCGCCTCATGTATATTCCAAACGAAGGGGCGAACTATCTTGTCGGAAAAATTGGTGATTCAGCCGTCATGGCCATCAAAGAGGAGATTGCGAAAAATGTCACCAAGGCCTATGCGGAAACGATGTTGTCGAAGATGAAAGAGGCGGGAAAAGGATTGGAAAAAGCAAGCAAAGGAGCTTCCCGGCTTCGTGATGGAGTCCAATCGGCCGAACAGGGCAGCCGCAAGCTAGTCGAGGGGATGGATGTTGCCGAACAAGGCAGCGCCCGCTTGGCCGCCGGAGCGGAAAAAGCCGAGGACGGTGCCGCTCAATTATCTGGCTACTTAGCTGAACTCGCCGAGAAATCAGTAGTGTTTGAAAACGGACTGCAATCCGTAAGCGACGGGGCAACGCAAGTGCAAACCGGCGCGGCCGCATTGCGAGACGGCCTCGGGAAGCTTGCTGACGGAAGCCGCCGCTTGGCTGATGGGGAACAACAAGCGCAAACCGGCGCCGCTGCGCTGGCGACGGGTCTCCATGAATCGCTAAATGGTATGAAAACATTGCAATCCCGTCTTCCCGTTCTAACCGACGGAGCAAACATGGTGAATGAAGGAGCTGGGCAATTGGCGCAAGGGATGGCAGTGTGGAAACAAAAAGCGGGAGAGGCTGCGGCCGGTGCGGATAGAGTGAGCGAAGGATTGCAGCAATACGCCGCAGGATTGCAGGAGTTGGCTGAAAAAGCGAGCGACCCAGAGCAAAAAGCAGCGCTACAAGCATTGGCGCAACAGCTAGAGCCGCTTGTCGAAGGAAGCCAAGCCGTGGCGGCCGGCGTCGGGGAACTGGCCGAGAAAGCCGGACAGCTTCAAAGCGGTGCCGCTCGTCTGGCTGATGGCGCATCATCGCTCGCGAGCGGGCAGCAAGCCGTGCAGGAGGGGATCGAGAAGATCGCCAACGGACAGCAGCAACTTGCGGCCGGGGCTGATCGATTGGCTGGTGCCCAGCAAAAATTAACGGACGGGGCAAACGAGCTGGCTGGGCAGCTCGAGCGGGCTTATCGCGGGGCGCAGACGCTTGCGGAAGGAAGCGGCCGATTGGCTGAAGGAGTGCATGAGCTCGCTCTTGGTTCAGGCAAGCTCGTTTCTGGAACGCGCGAATTGGCCAATGGGGCGGGCGAACTGTCAGATGGCGTCGGTGCCGTGGCGAAAGGCGCAGCGTCGCTTCATCAGGGGATGGGTCGCCTCGTTGGCGGCGGGCAGTCGTTATCGTCCGGGTTGGAACAGTTGGTGCGAGGATCGGCGAAGCTGGCGAATCGGTTGGATGAAGGATCGAAAGAGGCGGCTGGCGTTCGGGCGAACGAACGTGTTTATGAGATGATCGCCGATCCGGTGAAAAACGACAAAGAGCCGCTCCATCATGTGCCCAACTATGGAACCGGTTTTGCTCCGTATTTTTTGTCGCTTGGGTTATTTGTCGGCGCCTTGATGCTCACCATCGTCTTTCCGCTGCGTGAGCCGGTCGAGCGACCATCGTCAGGCGTCGCCTGGTTTTTCGGCAAATGGGGAGTGCTCGTTTTGGCTGCGGCAGCGCAAACACTCCTGGCCGATGCATGGCTGTTGTATGGGCTTGATTTGCATGTAGAAAGCATCGGGCATTTTCTAGTGTTCACTTGGATCATCAGCATAACGTTTATGATGATTGTTCAATTCCTTGTCACCGTGTTTGACAACCCGGGCCGGTTTCTTGCCATTTTGCTATTGATTGCCCAGCTAGTTGGAAGCGCCGGCACGTATCCGATTGAGCTCGTTCCGGGTGCGTTGCAGTCGCTTCATCCGTGGCTGCCGATGACCCATGCGATCCGTGGGTTGCGGGCAGTCATTTCAAGCGGTGATTTCTTGGCCATGTGGAAGGAAACTGCGATATTGCTTGCGACAGCCGCGGTCTTTGCCTTGGCGACGCTCGCGTATTTTCTCCTTCGGTATCGCCGCTGTTATGCGGTATGGACGGAAACGGAAACAGCGGCTCAAACGTGA
- a CDS encoding TetR/AcrR family transcriptional regulator has protein sequence MASDRKRQIIEAAAQSFAAFGYKATTMEQIAKLANVGKGTIYTFFKSKEELLDEIVSGLIMEIKAEAELAMNSSLPFSENVHRALYRILEFRQRHQLTAKLLQEVRNIGTAAVQEVLAKLDRAMVEFIRQKIDAAVEKGEIRPCNSEITAFLMLKTYIALIVDWEKDHEPLTKEQIAELFTLYFLQGLSR, from the coding sequence ATGGCAAGCGACCGCAAACGGCAAATCATCGAAGCGGCGGCCCAATCGTTTGCTGCCTTTGGCTACAAGGCGACGACGATGGAGCAGATCGCCAAGCTCGCCAACGTCGGCAAGGGGACGATCTACACGTTTTTTAAAAGCAAAGAGGAACTGCTTGATGAAATCGTCTCCGGATTGATTATGGAAATCAAGGCGGAAGCGGAGCTGGCGATGAACTCGTCGCTGCCGTTTTCCGAAAACGTTCACCGCGCCTTGTACCGCATTTTGGAATTTCGCCAGCGCCATCAGCTGACAGCGAAGCTGCTTCAAGAAGTGCGCAATATCGGTACAGCGGCGGTGCAAGAAGTGCTTGCCAAACTGGACCGGGCAATGGTCGAGTTCATTCGGCAAAAAATTGATGCGGCGGTGGAAAAAGGGGAGATTCGTCCGTGCAATTCGGAAATTACGGCGTTTTTGATGCTCAAAACGTACATCGCCTTGATCGTCGATTGGGAAAAAGATCATGAACCGTTGACAAAAGAACAAATTGCTGAATTGTTTACGCTCTATTTTTTGCAAGGATTGTCGAGGTAG
- the hemY gene encoding protoporphyrinogen oxidase, whose protein sequence is MNEGQRTVVIIGGGITGLTAAYYLQKTIREQRLPLACKLVEATHRLGGKVQTVVRDSFVIERGPDSFLARKTSAFRLVKEVGLEHEIVHNATGTSYILVNGKLYPIPGGAVMGIPTRIAPFLTTGLFSPAGKLRAALDFVLPPVKVDGDMPLGRFFRRRLGDEVVDNLIEPLLSGIYAGDIDEMSLMATFPQFFQLEQKYGSLVRGARRTTPKEQKERKGAFQTLKTGLQSLVDEVEKRLEPGSVIKGVRVERIVRTDSAYRLQLSIGEVWGADAIIVTTPHHVVPDMFADYPFFAPFRSVPLTSVATVALAFSEKAIRQDIDGTGFVVSRRSDYTMTACTWTHKKWPHTAPSGKALLRCYVGRPGDEEIVDQPDDEIVRVVLDDLNKVMNIAGQPEFAVISRWKRAMPQYTVGHCERLAYIKRQMAAALPGVFLAGSSYEGLGLPDCIDQGEKAARDVLEYLRPAAVERASNMYSNVH, encoded by the coding sequence ATGAATGAAGGGCAACGGACGGTCGTCATCATCGGCGGCGGCATTACCGGCTTGACGGCTGCTTACTACTTGCAAAAGACGATTCGAGAGCAACGCCTCCCACTTGCATGCAAACTTGTCGAGGCGACGCACCGGCTCGGGGGAAAAGTGCAGACAGTCGTCCGCGACAGTTTTGTCATTGAACGCGGTCCAGACTCGTTTTTGGCGCGGAAAACGAGCGCGTTTCGCCTTGTGAAGGAAGTCGGCCTTGAACATGAGATCGTTCATAACGCGACCGGAACATCGTACATTTTGGTCAACGGCAAACTCTATCCAATTCCGGGCGGAGCGGTGATGGGCATTCCGACGCGCATCGCCCCGTTTTTAACGACCGGACTGTTTTCCCCGGCCGGCAAGCTGCGGGCGGCGCTTGACTTTGTGCTGCCGCCGGTGAAAGTCGATGGTGATATGCCGCTTGGCCGCTTCTTCCGCCGCCGCCTCGGCGATGAGGTGGTGGACAATCTCATCGAACCGCTGCTTTCCGGCATTTACGCTGGCGACATTGATGAGATGAGCCTAATGGCGACGTTTCCACAGTTTTTTCAGCTTGAGCAAAAATACGGAAGCCTTGTCCGTGGAGCGAGACGAACGACGCCGAAAGAGCAAAAAGAGCGGAAAGGGGCGTTCCAGACGTTAAAAACGGGCTTGCAGTCGCTCGTTGATGAAGTGGAAAAACGGCTTGAGCCGGGCAGCGTCATCAAAGGGGTGCGCGTCGAGCGGATCGTTCGCACCGATTCGGCGTATCGGCTGCAACTGAGCATAGGAGAGGTGTGGGGGGCAGACGCCATCATCGTGACAACGCCGCATCATGTTGTGCCCGACATGTTCGCGGACTATCCGTTTTTCGCCCCGTTCCGTTCAGTGCCGCTGACATCGGTGGCGACGGTGGCGCTCGCATTCTCGGAGAAGGCGATCCGCCAAGACATTGACGGCACCGGGTTTGTCGTTTCGCGCCGCAGCGATTACACGATGACAGCGTGTACATGGACGCATAAAAAATGGCCGCACACCGCGCCGTCTGGCAAGGCGCTCTTGCGCTGCTACGTCGGGCGCCCGGGCGATGAGGAGATCGTCGACCAACCTGATGATGAGATCGTCCGCGTCGTATTGGATGATTTAAATAAAGTGATGAATATTGCCGGTCAACCGGAGTTCGCCGTCATCTCGCGCTGGAAGCGGGCCATGCCGCAATACACGGTCGGACACTGCGAGCGGCTGGCGTACATTAAGCGGCAGATGGCTGCCGCGCTGCCGGGTGTGTTTTTGGCTGGCAGCTCATACGAAGGGCTCGGATTGCCGGATTGCATTGACCAAGGCGAAAAAGCGGCCCGCGATGTGCTTGAGTATTTGCGGCCGGCAGCGGTCGAGCGGGCATCTAATATGTATAGCAACGTCCATTAA
- the hemH gene encoding ferrochelatase encodes MVKKTVGLLVMAYGTPYQEDDIERYYTHIRHGRKPPQEQIEDLKARYRAIGGLSPLAKITEEQAKRLEKRLNEVQDEVEFRMYLGLKHIEPFIEDAVERMHDDGIKEAVGIVLAPHYSTFSIRSYNERAKAAAEKLGGPTIYTIDQWYDEPKFLQYWAGQVRAIFAAMPERERERAVLIVSAHSLPEKIIQAGDPYPTQLEETAKRIADQAGVAHYAVGWQSAGQTPEPWLGPDVLDLTRQLYEERGYTSFVYAPVGFVADHLEVLYDNDIECKQVTEEIGARYYRPEMPNTNPLFIDALASVVLKRWAEEGDRHE; translated from the coding sequence ATGGTGAAAAAAACAGTGGGGTTGCTCGTGATGGCGTACGGAACGCCGTACCAGGAAGATGATATTGAACGGTATTATACGCATATTCGCCATGGGCGCAAGCCGCCGCAAGAACAAATCGAGGATTTAAAAGCGCGCTATCGGGCGATCGGCGGGTTGTCGCCGCTTGCGAAAATTACGGAAGAGCAGGCGAAACGGCTCGAGAAGCGGCTGAACGAAGTGCAAGATGAAGTCGAGTTTCGCATGTATTTAGGGCTCAAACATATTGAGCCGTTCATTGAGGATGCCGTCGAGCGCATGCATGATGACGGCATCAAAGAAGCGGTTGGGATCGTCCTAGCCCCTCATTATTCCACATTCAGCATTCGCTCGTACAATGAGCGGGCGAAAGCGGCAGCGGAAAAGCTTGGCGGACCGACCATTTACACGATTGATCAATGGTATGACGAGCCGAAGTTTTTGCAATATTGGGCAGGACAGGTGCGGGCGATTTTTGCCGCCATGCCGGAACGTGAGCGGGAGCGAGCTGTGCTGATCGTATCCGCACATAGTTTGCCGGAAAAAATTATTCAAGCCGGTGACCCGTATCCAACGCAGCTCGAAGAGACAGCGAAACGAATTGCTGATCAAGCCGGCGTCGCCCACTATGCCGTCGGCTGGCAAAGCGCCGGCCAGACGCCGGAACCATGGCTTGGGCCGGACGTGCTGGACTTGACGCGCCAGCTTTACGAAGAGCGCGGCTATACGTCGTTCGTGTACGCGCCGGTCGGTTTTGTTGCCGACCATTTGGAAGTGCTGTATGACAACGACATTGAATGCAAACAGGTGACAGAAGAGATCGGCGCCCGTTATTATCGGCCGGAGATGCCCAACACGAATCCATTGTTTATTGATGCACTGGCGTCGGTTGTGTTAAAGCGGTGGGCGGAAGAAGGCGATCGACATGAATGA